Proteins encoded in a region of the Pelmatolapia mariae isolate MD_Pm_ZW linkage group LG16_19, Pm_UMD_F_2, whole genome shotgun sequence genome:
- the LOC134644535 gene encoding trace amine-associated receptor 1-like, translating into MKTKDGAELCFPQLLNISCKKQKLCWSELVFLNILLSSISLLTVVLNLLVIISVSHFRQLHTPTNILLLSLAVSDFLVGLLLLPAEILQKTARWILGDLMCSLYYYMIYIITSASIGVMVLISVDRYVAICHPLHYSTILKMQHSVSLKKKSELKAARTLGVLVLVFLICFCPYYYVTFACENVVSAASVSFVVFLFYFNSCLNPMIYALCYPWFRKTVKLIVTLQILQPGSVKLT; encoded by the exons ATGAAGACCAAGGATGGAGCGGAGCTCTGTTTTCCTCAACTCCTCAACATCTCGTGCAAGAAGCAGAAACTTTGCTGGTCTGAATTAGTGTTCCTCAACATTCTGCTGTCATCCATCTCTTTGCTCACTGTAGTGCTCAACCTTCTCGTCATCATTTCTGTCTCACACTTCA GGCAGCTTCACACACCCActaacatcctcctcctctctctggctGTCTCAGACTTTCTCGTGGGTCTCCTGTTACTGCCGGCAGAAATTCTCCAAAAAACAGCTCGTTGGATACTTGGTGACCTCATGTgttctctgtattattatatGATCTACATCATTACCAGTGCTTCAATAGGGGTCATGGTGCTTATATCAGTTGACCGCTATGTGGCCATTTGTCACCCTCTGCATTATTCCACCA TTCTCAAAATGCAGCATTCAGTGTCtctaaaaaagaaatctgagtTGAAAGCAGCCAGGACTCTTGGTGTTCTTGTGCTGGTGTTTCTAATATGTTTCTGCCCATATTATTATGTCACTTTTGCTTGTGAAAACGTGGTCAGTGCTGCTTCTGTGTCTTTTGTAgtattcctgttttattttaattcttgTCTAAACCCTATGATTTATGCTTTGTGTTACCCTTGGTTTAGAAAAACTGTTAAACTCATTGTCACTCTTCAGATACTGCAGCCTGGCTCTGTGAAACTAACATGA
- the LOC134644536 gene encoding trace amine-associated receptor 1-like, translating into MVVANQPDIVVVDKQKKRAVVIYVAVPNDSNIGKKEHEKLEKYQGLSEELEKMWRVKNNKPSCLNDYWPVALTSVVMKVFERLLKKIISSSIPNTTDPLQFAYRPNRSTEDAIAHVLHTTLSHVDKKQDFLTYMDEVKNLALWCQDNHLQVNVGKTKELMVAVVDGWWMATMSQQGCVVSEEVVESCFEPESWGESWSVTLGSLKKEENCAFCNTTIFMQDNAPSHATRNTSASLAAIGVKGEELMVWSPFFPDFTPIENLWSILKQKNMRFLSPCRQLHTPSNILLLSLAVSDFFVCFLLMPVEIFRSTACWVFGDLMCSLYIYLSSLFINASFEIIVLISVDRYVAICKPLHYPTRITVTRVKLSVCLCWFYAIFYCSLYTKHVLIKPGRYGSCYGECVFVIDDITGTVDLVLSFIVPVTIIIVLYTRVFVVAVSQAHAMRSHVTAVTLQRSLNQANKSELKAARNLGILVVVFLSCYCPYYCYSLVDENAVNDPAASFVVFIFYFNSCINPLMYALFYPWFRNAVKLIITLQIFKHNTCEANII; encoded by the exons atggtggtggctaaccaaccggacatagtggtggtagacaaacagaagaagagggCCGTAGTGATATATGTAgcggttcccaatgacagcaacatcggaaagaaggaacacgagaagctggagaaatatcAAGGACTCAGTGAAGAGCTCGAAaaaatgtggagggtgaag AACAACAAGCCCTCATGCCTGAATGACTACTGGCCAGTTGCACTGACCTCGGTGGTTATGAAGGTGTTCGAGAGGCTGTTGAAGAAAAtaatctcctcctccatcccaaacaccacagatccgctccagttcgcctaccgacccaacagatccacagagGATGCCATTGCCCATGTCCTGCACACaaccctcagccacgtggacaagaaacagg ACTTCCTCACCtacatggatgaagtgaagaatctggcattgtggtgccaggacaaccacctgcaggtgaacgtcggcaagaccaaggagctg ATGGTTGCAGTGGTGGATGGTTGGTGGATGGCCACCATGTCCCAACAAGGCTGCGTCGTCAGCGAGGAAGTGGTGGAGTCTTGTTTTGAGCCGGAATCATGGGGAGAGAGCTGGTCGGTCACTTTAGGGTCCCTGAAG AAAGAGGAGAACTGTGCCTTCTGTAACACAACCATCTTCATGCAAGACAATGCACCATCTCATGCTACAAGGAATACCTCTGCATCATTGGCTGCTATCGGCGTAAAAGGAGAGGAACTCATGGTGTGGTCCCCATTCTTCCCTGACTTCACTCCTATTGAGAACCTTTGGAGCATCCTCAAGCAAAAAAATATGAGG TTTCTGTCTCCCTGCAGGCAGCTCCACACTCCcagtaacatcctcctcctctctctggctgtctctgacttttttgtctgttttttgttgatgCCGGTAGAAATCTTCAGAAGCACGGCCTGCTGGGTATTTGGTGATCTTATGTGTTCACTTTACATTTATCTGAGCAGCCTTTTTATCAATGCTTCATTTGAAATTATTGTTCTTATATCAGTTGACCGCTATGTGGCTATTTGTAAACCTCTGCATTACCCCACCAGAATTACTGTGACAAGAGTCAAActcagtgtttgtctgtgttggtTTTATGCTATTTTTTACTGCAGTCTTTACACAAAGCATGTCCTGATAAAACCAGGCAGGTATGGTTCCTGCTATGGAGAGTGTGTATTTGTTATTGATGATATAACTGGAACTGTTGACcttgttttatcttttataGTTCCAGTTACGATCATTATAGTTCTGTATACAAGAGTGTTTGTGGTGGCTGTGTCTCAGGCTCATGCCATGCGCTCTCATGTCACAGCAGTCACACTACAGCGTTCACTGAATCAAGCAAACAAATCTGAGCTAAAAGCAGCCAGGAACCTTGGGATTCTGGTAGTTGTGTTTCTGTCATGCTACTGTCCATATTATTGCTACTCTCTCGTTGATGAAAATGCTGTCAATGATCCAGCTGCATCTTTTGTGgtctttatcttttattttaactCTTGTATAAACCCTTTGATGTATGCCCTGTTTTACCCCTGGTTTAGAAATGCTGTTAAACTTATTATCACGCTGCAGATATTCAAGCATAACACCTGTGAGGCCAACATAATATAA